Genomic window (Corallococcus exiguus):
GACCACAGCTCCTGTGCCTGCGCGACGCCTTGCGCCTGGGTGCCGTCGGTGACGAGCCCGCGCTCGAAGAGGGAGCCGAGCCACGCCTCCACCGCCGCAGGGTCGCCGCCCTCGGACTCCAGCAGGACGTAGCAGCCGCTGGAGGCCTCGAAGGGCGAGCGCAGCTTGCGGTGGCGCTGCACGCGGGCCAGGCACTTGTCGGTGAAGAACTCGTAGGCGGAGAGCACCAGCGGCGCCTGGCGCGCGTCTCGAAACAGCCGCAGCACCGCGGCCACGTCCGGCACCGCGAAGAGGAAGACGTCCTGCTTGCCGGGCAGCCGCGTCAGCTTGAGCGTGGCCTCCGTGATGACGCCCAGCGTGCCCTCGCTGCCGATGAAGAGCTGGCGCAGGTCCGCGCCGGTGTTGTTCTTCTCCAGCGCGCCGTTGAGCTCCAGCACCTGCCCCTGCGCCGTCACCACCTGGAGGCCCAGCACCCACTGCCGGGTGAGGCCGTAGCGGATGACCTTCACGCCGCCCGCGTTGGTGGCGATGTTGCCGCCCACGGTGCTGCTGCCCTTGGACGCGAAGTCCACCGGCCAGGTGAGCCCGTGCGGCGCGCAGTGCTGGTGCACTCCTTCCGTCACCGCGCCGGCCTGCACGCGCACCGTGTTGCCCAACAGGTCCACGGGCTCCATGCGGGTCATCCGCTTGAGCGACAGCACCACCTCGCCGTGCATGGCCACCGCCCCGCCCGCCAGGCCCGTGCGCCCGCCGGAGGGCACCAAGGCAACGCGGTGCTGGTGGCACAGCGCCACGAAGCGGGCCACCTCCTCCGTGGTGCGAGGGAAGACCACCGCACCCGGCGCCGGGGCGTATACGCGCGTCCAGTCGCGGCCGTACTCCTGGAGCTCCGCGGGCTCCCGGGTGAGGAAGTCGGCGGGGAAGGACTCGGCGATGGCGCGGAGGAAGTCGGCGGGCAGCGCGGCGGTGGACATGGGTCCAGGCGTATTGCACGCCCCGGGGCCTGACAAGCCCGGCGAAGGCCCGGCGCACGGCCGACGACGCATGCCAGGCCGGACCCCGTGGAGGGGCGGACGCCGTGGGCCTAGCAGGCTGCTGAAGAAGTCGGTTTCGGGCCGGACGCGCTGCTCCACGCGAGTCCGGTTCGTCAATGAGAGGTTT
Coding sequences:
- a CDS encoding FAD-binding oxidoreductase, which encodes MSTAALPADFLRAIAESFPADFLTREPAELQEYGRDWTRVYAPAPGAVVFPRTTEEVARFVALCHQHRVALVPSGGRTGLAGGAVAMHGEVVLSLKRMTRMEPVDLLGNTVRVQAGAVTEGVHQHCAPHGLTWPVDFASKGSSTVGGNIATNAGGVKVIRYGLTRQWVLGLQVVTAQGQVLELNGALEKNNTGADLRQLFIGSEGTLGVITEATLKLTRLPGKQDVFLFAVPDVAAVLRLFRDARQAPLVLSAYEFFTDKCLARVQRHRKLRSPFEASSGCYVLLESEGGDPAAVEAWLGSLFERGLVTDGTQAQGVAQAQELWSLRESISESLSATGVLHKNDISLPVANLEAFCAELDAIFASRYPGWEICLFGHIGDGNLHVNVMKPDAVEKADFFAHAKQSDHAMFDLVRKHGGSISAEHGIGLLKKDYLDYTRAPGEMELLRTLKRALDPAGILNPGKILDA